In Primulina huaijiensis isolate GDHJ02 chromosome 16, ASM1229523v2, whole genome shotgun sequence, a single genomic region encodes these proteins:
- the LOC140962186 gene encoding uncharacterized protein: protein MNLNISPSPFDGEQIDEDHQDHNPRFSCQVFFDSTDRDPTRCYNYHQFYQPHHHPEDDCYSYHGGSPYDDDTINGKARSCLKLTLWSDPMKWKPSRVESMRETKMNVEEDRVAVKINTSGRNKVLEDQKLRPSFSLETDLSSNSSCNIVVNTTPTIRVCSDCNTTKTPLWRSGPKGPKSLCNACGIRQRKARRAMAAAAAAAAATVMDAAANRRPPPVLKIKVQPQNKQKISKIWHGQDSKFKKRSKITATADGSSSSSNVPKKLNLEDFLIKLSKNLSFQRVFPQDEKDAAILLMALSSGLIHG from the exons ATGAACTTAAACATTTCTCCTTCACCTTTCGATGGAGAGCAGATCGATGAAGATCATCAAGATCACAACCCTCGTTTTTCATGCCAAGTTTTCTTCGATTCAACGGATCGAGATCCTACTAGATGTTATAATTATCATCAGTTTTATCAGCCTCATCACCATCCCGAG GATGATTGCTATTCGTATCATGGTGGATCGCCATACGACGACGATACCATTAATGGTAAGGCTCGTAGTTGCTTAAAATTAACTCTTTGGAGCGATCCCATGAAGTGGAAACCATCCAGAGTTGAGTCGATGCGCGAAACGAAGATGAATGTGGAGGAGGATCGGGTGGctgtaaaaataaatacaagtGGCAGAAACAAGGTTCTTGAGGATCAGAAACTGCGGCCATCTTTTTCTTTGGAAACTGATTTAAGCAGCAACAGTTCTTGCAATATTGTTGTTAACACCACCCCCACGATTAGGGTTTGTTCTGATTGCAACACAACGAAGACTCCTCTTTGGAGAAGTGGCCCCAAAGGACCCAAG TCCCTTTGTAACGCGTGCGGAATTCGACAAAGGAAAGCGAGGAGGGCCATGGCCGCAGCTGCGGCGGCGGCGGCCGCTACAGTCATGGATGCTGCGGCTAATCGCCGGCCGCCACCAGTGTTGAAGATCAAGGTGCAACCGCAAAACAAACAAAAGATCAGCAAAATCTGGCATGGGCAAGATTCAAAATTCAAGAAACGCAGCAAAATTACCGCAACTGCTGACGGATCATCGTCATCATCCAATGTACCGAAGAAGCTCAATCTCGAGGATTTCTTGATAAAATTGAGCAAGAACTTGTCGTTCCAACGAGTGTTCCCGCAGGATGAGAAGGATGCTGCCATTCTGCTTATGGCTCTATCTTCCGGTCTCATTCATGGTTGA